One window of Natrinema sp. SYSU A 869 genomic DNA carries:
- a CDS encoding DUF2270 domain-containing protein — MAQKSAKDIDPGDAEHREVGEGLLEEEMAPSSSMAHLYRGEIHRMKFWRERLDRTSNWAVIVMSGVLTWGFSGRNRPHYILLLGVAALAAFLIMEAQRYRGYDLWRGRVRILQKNVFAYGLDPSAGLEEPSWRETLSQDYRTPVIKITREEAIAHRLRRIYLLLFTIMLSAWAIRITAFVTTPWPTSASIGAIPGLLVTGIIVALYLVAVFIAVRPRTWRAEDELHSRDIGKHR, encoded by the coding sequence ATGGCCCAAAAATCAGCGAAAGATATCGACCCCGGTGACGCTGAACACCGCGAAGTCGGTGAGGGACTATTAGAGGAAGAAATGGCACCGAGTTCGTCGATGGCACACCTCTACCGTGGCGAGATCCACCGAATGAAATTTTGGCGTGAACGGCTCGACCGGACGTCAAACTGGGCGGTTATCGTCATGAGCGGGGTCCTCACATGGGGCTTTTCAGGCCGCAATCGACCACATTACATCCTCTTATTGGGAGTAGCGGCATTGGCTGCGTTCTTGATCATGGAGGCACAGCGGTATCGCGGCTACGATCTCTGGCGCGGACGCGTTCGGATACTCCAGAAAAACGTCTTTGCGTACGGCTTAGATCCGTCCGCGGGGCTCGAGGAACCGTCATGGCGGGAGACGTTGAGCCAAGACTACCGCACACCCGTTATCAAGATCACGAGAGAGGAAGCGATTGCGCATCGCCTCCGCCGGATCTACTTACTGCTCTTCACGATTATGTTGAGTGCGTGGGCGATCCGAATCACCGCATTCGTAACGACGCCGTGGCCGACCAGTGCCTCCATCGGAGCGATACCCGGCCTCCTCGTGACTGGTATCATCGTCGCACTGTATCTCGTTGCAGTCTTCATCGCCGTGCGACCACGAACGTGGCGGGCTGAGGACGAACTACACTCACGAGATATCGGAAAGCATCGATAA